A single region of the Plasmodium reichenowi strain SY57 chromosome 9, whole genome shotgun sequence genome encodes:
- a CDS encoding hypothetical protein (conserved Plasmodium protein, unknown function): MNGHNLFQHFMRNIFFKHTFRVVSKNVVDKGKKGLGGTMLLSSPILFEVNNKEEENAPKGEYIFLAGKSIDFLTQKIFENEFGTSILYVAFFVAYLSLLVHDNKINLMVRKLKYKYANNMFTVGHPNYKMYLPKNPLIKNKQTNK; this comes from the coding sequence ATGAATGGACATAATTTGTTTCAACATTTTATGAGgaatattttctttaagCATACATTTAGAGTTGTAAGTAAGAATGTTGTGGACAAGGGGAAAAAGGGTTTAGGAGGGACCATGTTATTAAGTTCAccaatattatttgaagttaataataaagaagaagaaaatgcTCCCAAAGgtgaatatatatttttggCTGGAAAAAGTATTGATTTTTTAACTCagaaaatatttgaaaatGAATTTGGAACTTCCATATTATATGTCGCATTTTTTGTAGcatatttatctttattagttcatgataataaaattaatttaatgGTACggaaattaaaatataaatatgcaaataatatgtttacAGTAGGACATCcaaattataaaatgtatttaCCAAAAAATCctttaataaaaaacaaacaaacaaacaaataa
- a CDS encoding cAMP-dependent protein kinase catalytic subunit, whose translation MQFIKNLNLNKKKDSDSSEQVLTNKKNKMKYEDFNFIRTLGTGSFGRVILATYKNGNYPPVAIKRFEKCKIIRQKQVDHVFSERKILNYINHPFCVNLHGSFKDDSYLYLVLEFVIGGEFFTFLRRNKRFPNDVGCFYAAQIVLIFEYLQSLNIVYRDLKPENLLLDKDGFIKMTDFGFAKIVETRTYTLCGTPEYIAPEILLNVGHGKAADWWTLGIFIYEILVGCPPFYANEPLLIYQKILEGIIYFPKFLDNNCKHLMKKLLSHDLTKRYGNLKKGAQNVKEHPWFSNIDWVNLLNKNVEVPYKPKYKNIFDSSNFERVQEDLTIADKITNENDPFYDW comes from the exons ATGCagtttattaaaaatttgaacttaaataaaaagaaggACAGTGATTCTAGTGAACAGGTGTTAActaataagaaaaataaaatgaaatatgaAGATTTTAATTTCATTCGTACACTTGGAACGg GTTCCTTTGGTAGAGTTATTCTCGCTACCTATAAAAACGGAAACTACCCACCAGTAGCCATTAAACGTTTtgaaaaatgtaaaattatAAGACAAAAACAAGTGGATCATGTTTTTTCAGagagaaaaatattaaattatataaatcacCCATTTTGT GTAAATTTACATGGATCATTCAAAGATGACTCTTACTTATATTTAGTCCTTGAATTCGTAATCGGTGGAgaattttttacatttttaagAAGAAACAAAAGATTTCCTAATGATGTTGGATGTTTTTATGCAGCTCAGATTGTTCTAATTTTTGAATACTTGCAAAGTTtaaatattgtttatag AGATTTGAAACCTGAAAATTTATTACTTGATAAAGATggatttataaaaatgacTGATTTTGGATTTGCTAAAATAGTCGAGACGAGAACTTATACTTTATGTGGAACTCCAGAATATATTGCTCCAGAAATTTTACTGAACGTCGGACATGGAAAAGCC GCTGACTGGTGGACTTTAggtatttttatatacgAAATATTAGTTGGATGTCCCCCTTTTTATGCGAATGAACCCTTATTAATTTATCAGAAAATATTAGAAggtataatatatttcccTAAATTTTTAGATAACAATTGCAAACATTTGATGAAGAAATTATTGTCTCACGATTTAACAAAAAGGTATGgtaatttaaaaaaaggagCTCAAAATGTTAAAGAACACCCATGGTTTAGTAATATTGATTGGGTAAATTTGttgaataaaaatgttgAGGTTCCATATAAACctaaatataaaaatatttttgattCCTCCAATTTTGAGAGGGTACAAGAAGATTTAACTATAGCtgataaaataacaaatgaaaatgatcCATTTTATGACTGGTAG
- a CDS encoding hypothetical protein (conserved Plasmodium protein, unknown function), which yields MNYNLIYNKINTNYVIDPYVSMLYIKRAYKYLRLLKKNNGNVIVLGNKLKEIKLENYIDNLEHEEKCNLNKLTNVTRNFDLLICTDLPLYYSHIKNIFIPKMLISEGSSFVKNKNYLHIFDYFIPLTNEKLDRHLHYVLSKKYLS from the coding sequence atgaattataacctaatatacaataaaattaatacgAACTATGTTATCGATCCATATGTTAgtatgttatatataaaaagagcttataaatatttacgGTTGTTAAAGAAGAATAACGGGAATGTTATAGTATTAGGAAATAAGTTGAAGGAAATAAAActagaaaattatattgaTAATTTAGAACATGAAGAAAAATGTAATTTAAATAAGTTAACAAATGTAACAAGaaattttgatttattaatatgtacAGATTTAccattatattattctcatataaaaaatatattcattcCAAAAATGTTAATATCAGAAGGTTCTTcatttgtaaaaaataaaaactatttacatatttttgaTTACTTCATACCACTgacaaatgaaaaattgGATAGACATTTGCACTACGTTTTgagtaaaaaatatttatcttAA
- a CDS encoding transcription factor with AP2 domain(s), putative, whose amino-acid sequence MKWKWYNTKNICTLTNVFLSKHPYKPKTREIIHPHMTPPEYLAPSDCFQAKTGELQQYIPNNYYRVKWIESLRSGEYLGEDYPWNLLPNWKYWRKRKYNVKYEEIPWFISKVKGVSYYKRLNVWMVQWVENGVHRIRRFRCAFGLLQAKLAAEQFRKKLEEAGRVDNRKTERQIRMDYIQKKDERLLRKKKYSKISKGQF is encoded by the coding sequence atgaaatgGAAATGGTATAATACAAAGAATATATGTACGTTGACAAATGTGTTTTTATCAAAACATCCTTATAAGCCTAAAACGAGAGAAATTATTCATCCTCATATGACTCCGCCAGAATATTTGGCACCATCAGATTGTTTTCAAGCGAAAACAGGTGAATTACAGCAGTATATTCcgaataattattatcgTGTTAAATGGATTGAGTCTTTACGAAGTGGTGAATATTTAGGGGAAGATTACCCATGGAATTTGCTTCCAAATTGGAAATATTGGAGAAAGCGAAAGTACAATGttaaatatgaagaaattCCTTGGTTTATTTCGAAGGTAAAGGGAGtttcttattataaaagATTGAATGTGTGGATGGTACAATGGGTGGAAAATGGGGTACATCGAATTAGAAGGTTTAGGTGTGCATTTGGTTTATTACAAGCCAAACTAGCTGCTGAACAATTTAGGAAAAAATTGGAAGAGGCAGGTAGAGTTGATAATAGAAAAACCGAAAGGCAAATTAGGATGGATTACATACAAAAGAAGGATGAGAGATTATtgagaaagaaaaaatattcaaaaatatCCAAGGGGCAATTTTga
- a CDS encoding vacuolar ATP synthase subunit e, putative, with protein sequence MALDDAEAQKQIQQMVNFILNEAKDKAHEIEAKALEDFNIEKLRIVQKMKEKIRVEFQKKAKQMEIKRSIARSSAINKARLKKMCAKDQVFKEIYKLSSDKLNDLYKDKDKYKNLIVDLIVQSLFYMQEPHVIVRCRDIDKAVVESSLNEAVSKYTDKLKKQFNITKTVKIELDKSGNYLPPPPTPENEGNSCLGGVILTTPNRKINCDNTLDVRLKLAIEYCTPEIKRMFFENA encoded by the exons ATGGCATTA GATGATGCAGAAGCTCAAAAACAAATCCAACAAATGGTAAACTTCATCTTGAATGAAGCCAAGGATAAAGCACATGAAATTGAAGCCAAAGCCTTAGAAGATTttaatattgaaaaattaaGAATTGTGCAAAAGATGAAAGAAAAGATACGTGTAGAATTTCAGAAAAAAGCTAAACAAATGGAAATTAAAAGGTCTATTGCTAGATCATCAGCTATAAATAAAGCTAGATTAAAGAAGATGTGTGCAAAAGATCAAGtttttaaagaaatttATAAACTTAGTAGtgataaattaaatgatttatataaagataaagataaatataaaaatctTATTGTAGATTTAATAGTTCAATCATTATTCTATATGCAAGAACCACATGTTATTGTTCGATGTAGAGATATAGACAAAGCAGTTGTTGAAAGCTCCTTAAACGAAGCTGTTTCAAAATATACAgacaaattaaaaaaacaattcAATATTACCAAAACAGTTAAAATAGAATTAGATAAATCGGGAAATTATCTACCTCCACCACCTACACCTGAAAATGAAGGAAATTCATGTCTTGGAGGTGTTATCTTAACTACACCaaatagaaaaattaattgTGATAATACTTTGGATGTGCGTCTCAAACTAGCCATCGAATATTGTACACCGGAAATTAAAAGAATGTTTTTTGAAAATgcataa
- a CDS encoding UBX domain, putative, with amino-acid sequence NEVLEEKNKKKEKKNKKKEKKNKKKEKNKKEENNKKEEKNNIHINDDARRNEYPHKNDEDNKDISDFSSISSDKDNIEEGNTLNNYEINEEEHVGRTNFLYLLNHIGKMVFPIFKNLYNVMSTFFKILSTYIISSTTTSTPASASESTSTSTSTSPSSSEPYTSSNDNGFTKYYENKYSKIHTNFFRGSLKEAINRSRREEKLLLVYLHIEYDDVSYFCEHVFNNLEMKSFFDENCILYAHDISKGDIKELSTTLNVFMLPQISIILTCYVTDMMELSIIYGQPSIAHIMNTISHCIEKMDMKREKMEMLKNKNYRDRLIREEQDREYQEALRKDRLKEEEKKKKENEKLCKIQEKNKIKNERKEKTKKFPLCISPNDQITKICIRLPNGIRIQNNFGLSNTLQDIYEWAECSEFLQPQNKKVTIPYKFQLICSLTKWNLQRTSEQIKNFDLYPNAIFNMKSLDTSDEE; translated from the coding sequence ACAATGAAGTGCTTGAggaaaaaaacaaaaaaaaggaaaaaaaaaataagaaaaaggaaaaaaaaaataagaaaaaggaaaaaaataagaaagaggaaaataataagaaagaagaaaaaaataatatacatattaatgACGATGCAAGAAGAAATGAATATCCTCATAAAAACgatgaagataataaagatatatcAGATTTTTCAAGTATATCATCagataaagataatatagAAGAAGGAAATACCTTGAACaattatgaaataaatgaagaagaacATGTGGGTAGAACAAATTTTTTGTACCTTCTAAATCATATTGGGAAAATGGTTTTTCctatatttaaaaatttgtATAATGTTATGTCTaccttttttaaaatattaagtACATACATAATATCATCGACAACAACGTCGACACCTGCCTCGGCATCGGAATCAACATCAACATCGACGTCGACATCACCGTCTTCGTCGGAACCATACACTTCTTCAAATGACAATGGTTTTActaaatattatgaaaacAAGTATAGTAAGATACATACAAATTTCTTTAGAGGTTCTCTAAAAGAAGCTATTAATAGGTCAAGGAgagaagaaaaattattactggtttatttacatattgAATATGATGATGTTTCATATTTTTGTGAACatgtatttaataatttagaAATGAAGAGTTTTTTTGATGAAAATTGTATTTTGTATGCACATGATATATCTAAAGGAGATATTAAAGAATTAAGTACTACATTAAACGTTTTTATGTTACCACAAATAAgtattatattaacatGTTATGTTACGGATATGATGGAATTATCAATTATTTATGGGCAACCATCCATCGCGCATATTATGAATACTATATCGCATTGTATAGAAAAAATGGATATgaaaagagaaaaaatggaaatgttaaaaaataaaaattatagaGACAGATTAATTAGAGAAGAACAAGATAGAGAATATCAAGAGGCTTTAAGAAAAGATAGattaaaagaagaagaaaagaaaaaaaaagaaaatgaaaaattatgtaaaatacaagaaaaaaataaaataaaaaatgaaagaaaagaaaaaacaaagaaATTCCCTTTATGTATATCTCCAAATGATCaaattacaaaaatttGTATTAGACTACCTAACGGTATAAgaatacaaaataatttcGGTCTCTCAAATACTTTACAAGATATATATGAGTGGGCTGAATGTTCGGAATTTTTACAACCACAGAATAAAAAAGTTACTATTCCTTATAAATTTCAATTAATATGTTCACTTACGAAATGGAATCTACAAAGAACATCTGAGCAAATCAAAAATTTTGATTTGTATCCGAATGCGATTTTTAACATGAAGTCTTTGGATACATCTGACGAGGAGTAA